In Paludibaculum fermentans, the genomic stretch TCACCCGGCACGGCGTGCGCGCCCCGAGTTGGACGCCCGCGCAGCTCAACCAGTATTCCGCCCAGCCCTGGCCGAAGTGGGATGTCCAGCCTTCGGAACTCACGCCCCACGGCTACCTGCTGATGCGGCAGTTCGGCGCCTACTACCGCGCCTACTTCGGAGCGCAGGGCCTGCTGCCCACGGAAGGCTGCGCGCACACCGCCAGCCTGGGCATCTGGGCGGACACCGATCAAAGAACCCTGGAAACCGGGCGTGCGCTCGCCGAGGGTCTGGCGCCCGGCTGCGGGCTCAAAACCGGTTCCGAAAGCAAAGACGCGCAGGACCCGCTCTTCAATCCGTTCGGCATGACGCCCGGCAAACCCGACCGCGAACTCGCCCTGGGCGCGGTGCTCGGCCGCATCGCCGGCAACCCGGCCGCCCTGCTGCAGGCCCACGCCCCGGCGTTCGCTGAGATGCAACACATCCTATCCGGCGCCGGCCGCCCCCGCTTGTCCCTCGATGAACCCATTACGGTGAAGGCGGGCAAAGGAGACAACGTCGTCGATGTGACAGGGGCGCTGCGCACCGCGTCCACGCTCACAGAGAATCTCCTGCTTGTCTACACCGATGGACGCACGGGATCCGACCTGGGATGGGGCCGGCTCAACGCCGATAATCTCCAGCAGGTGCTCACCCTGCATACCGCCTATGCGGACTTGGCTCGCAGAACACCCTACCTCGCCAGCATTCGCGGCTCCAACCTGCTCTTCCATATCGCCGCATCGCTGCAGCAGGCCGCCGACGCGAAGCCGGTCCAGGGCGCGTTGGGCAGTGCACACGCCAGGGTCCTCTTCCTGGTCGGCCACGACACGAATCTCTCCAACTTATCCGGACTGCTGCGCCTGAACTGGGTCCTGCCCGGCTACGCGCCGGACGACACGCCCCCCGGTGGAGCGCTGGTCTTTGAGCTGCGCCGACGGGGCAACGAGCCGGCCCGTGTGCGGGTCTTCTACACCGTGCAGAGCCTCGACCAGATGCACGCGGCTCAGCCGCTGACCCTCCAATCTCCGCCGCTGCGCGCGCCTTTATTCCTTCCCGGCTGCAGCACAGCAGGCGAAGGCTACGAGTGCTCCTGGACAGCGTTCCGCCGCCTGGCGGAAGCAGCCATCGATCCACAGTTTGTGGTGCGCTGAGGCCGCGAATCAGAAGTTGATCTTCAAGCCGGCGATGGCCCAGATCTTGTACCGCTCCTCCTGGATCGGACGATTCGAGTCCGTGCCCAGGTATACCCGGTAAGGTTCGTTGCCCAGGTTGAGCAGATCGATGAACACCCGCAGGTGCTTGGTCAACCGCTGGCTCACGGAGAAGTCGATCTCCAGCCGGTTGTCCAGCCAGTTGTCATCCTTGGCCGTGCCGCCTACGGCAAACAGGTATTGCCCCTGGTAGTTGAAGGAAACACGCGTCGACAGCCCCTTCTTCTCGTAGGAGAGGGAGGCGTTGCCCATGTGCTTCGCCTGGCCCGGCAGCACGAAGTTGCCGCGGGGCAGCGTCGCGCTGGAGTGGACGTAGGTGTAGTTGGCATAGACCCCGAACCCGTTCAGCGCGCCCGGCAGGAAATCCAGCCGCCTCACCAGCGAAGTCTCGAATCCATACAGGTTCGCCGTGTCGCCATTGATCGGCTGGCTGACACGATAGATGTCGCCGCCAATCGTCTGCTGCAGCGTCGTGTTGTAGATGTAGTTGCCCAGGTTCTTATAGAAGAACCCCGCTGACGCGACGCCCACCGTCTTGAAGTAGTGTTCGAGGGACAGATCCACGTTGTTGGACGTCGTCACCTTCAGGTCGGAGTTGCCGCGGGAGATGGTCAGGGCCGAGGGATCCTGCAGCACAAACGGAGCCAGGTCGTTGTAGTTGGGCCGGGCCAGGGTCCGCGAGAACGAGGCGCGCAGCACGGTGTCCGTGGCAACCTCATGGCGCAGATGCAGGCCCGGCAGCACGTTCAGGTAGGTCCTGTTGCCGCTGGCCAGCGTGCGGGATTGCACCTTGCCGGTCGAATCCAACTGATACACAGGAGCCCCGTAGGCGACGTCGGAGAGTTCAAACCGGACGCCCGGAACCAGCGTCGTGCGCTCGCCGATCTGGATCTCTTCCATTGCGTAGGCGCCCGTTACCCGCTCGTGGGCCGTATAGTTGCCCGCATCTCCAGTGGCCCCGATCGTGTCCACCAGCGTCCCGCCGTGGCTCAGCCCGCGCAGCTTGTCCTTGTCGGGAAACAGCGTGCCAAAGCCCGAATAGCGCCCGCCCAGGAAATTGTCGGCAGGCGCGTAGCTGCCGCTGGCGTAATCCGTCAGCTTCAGGGTGACCCCCTTCGCCGGCGTCTGCGTGAGAGTATCGACTTCGCGGGACCGGTCCGCGTCTCGCACCTTGAACCCGAACTTCAGCACCGCGCCCGTGAAGCCGCCAAAGCGTGTCGGCGCCATCACGTCCACTCCGCCGGAGGCGTTGCGCTCCCGGCCGCGATCGTTCTGGATGGCCGCCTGGATGAAGTTGAAATTCGCCAGGTTCTCATTCTGTGGATTCGCCTGGATGTTGTTGGGATCGATGGAAGTCGCAGTCACGTTCGGGGCGAAGGTGACGCCGGTTTGACGGAAGGTCCCTTCCAGCCGGTAGGGCGTATCCAGGTTCGCCTTGGAGTAAGCGGTGCGGTACGAGAGGAACCACCCGTTCGGCAGTACGTGGTTGCCGCCTCCGCTGATCGCCAGTTGCGTGGAATCGTGGTAGCGGTCGCGCAGCAACCGCTCCAGGCGGCCGCTGCTCACAATCTGGCGATAGCGGTGCCGCTGTTCACTGTCTTCATACTCTGTCCGCAATCCACGCACGAACAAGGTGGAGTTCGCGTTCGGACGGAAGTCCAGGTCACCCGTGCCGCCCACTCGGGTCCTGGTCAGCGTGTAGTCGCGCAGATCCAGGCCGGCCAACGCCGAGTTGTTGTAGCTGGGCTCCAGATCCTGCGACCCGCGATTGTTCTGGTAGAAATTGGCCGAACCGATGAACCCCAGCTTCTGGTGCATCAGGCGCTGGCCGTAGGTGCCGTTATAGTCCTTGATGTCCTGCCCCACCAGCGTGTTGAAGCCCGAAGCGATCGTCAGGCCCACCTGAGGCACCGCCGGAGCGCGCTTCGTCACCAGATTCACTCGCCCGCCAATTGAGTCCGCCTCCATGTCCGGCGTCAGGACTTTCGTGACCTCAATCGCACCCATCAGGTCCGCCGGAATCGTGTCCAGGGGAATCTGCCGGGTCGTGTTCTCGGTCGTGCCGATCCGCTCACCGTTGATGGTCGTGGCGCTCAGTCGGGGCTCCGTCCCGCGGATCAACACGTAGCGGCCTTCCCCCTGGTCCCTCTGCACAATGATGCCGGGAATACGCTGAGTTGCCTCGGCGGCATTGGGGTCGGGGAAACTGCCGATCTGGTCCGCGGCCACAACGTTCACCAGGTTAAGCGAGTTCTTCTGATCGTTCAGCGCGCGCGCCTGGCCCTCCAGGATCGGCTCCCCCACCACGGTCATCGAGCTCTTCATCGTCGCGCCCAGCGCCACATTCAGATTCTCGGTCCGGCCCGCGGCAACAGTCACTTCCTCCGTCTTGCTGTCCAGCCCGAGGTAGGTCACCGTGACCTTGATCTTGCCCGCGGGGATCCCCAGCAGTGCATACTGTCCGGATTCATCGGTGGTGGTCTTGATGGACCGCCCCTCAATCGCCACATCCGCTCCCGCCAGGGCGGTGCCTCTCGACTGTTCAGTGACCGTCCCGGCGATACTGCCGGTTTGTGCGTTGGCGGGCTGCCCGGCTGCTGCAAGTGCGGCGCCAAGGCAGAGGAGAAGTTTGAGGCAACTGGGAGCGAGTGAACGGAGAAACATGACACTTCATTGGAATCGGGAAGCCATTACACATCGATTACAATGAGACTGCCGAGCTATGAAAAAAATATCCTCATCTGATTAGAAAGTAGCGGCCAGCTCGGGTTTTGCCAGTTGACTAAGCTGCATTAATCTCTGATGCATCGTTCGATAGGAAAAGTGGAACGCAATGCAATATTCGGCCAATGATCGCGGGCTACGCACGCTGTGGGCAAACATCCGCCGGGGCGTCTCTACGGGTGTTGCGACCTTCGAGGCTGGTGCGAATCAGTATCCTGGACACATGGGTCATGCCGTCAGCCTGACGCAATCGCCGCAAATAACTGACCTGGGCCAAATGGTCGCCAGACATTCACTGAATGTTCTCAATTTCGTAACTTTATGGGATTACCTTGAATCACGCAGCGCAAGAGCAATTCACTTCTTGTGCGTCGCCCTGTCAGGGAGCTTCCGCCAGTTGAGGGATCCTCAACGGCGCAATCCTCTCGTCCCCACTACGGCGG encodes the following:
- a CDS encoding histidine-type phosphatase encodes the protein MSKQQFRILSILVCASALAATAQQEAAPPDLRYAIVVTRHGVRAPSWTPAQLNQYSAQPWPKWDVQPSELTPHGYLLMRQFGAYYRAYFGAQGLLPTEGCAHTASLGIWADTDQRTLETGRALAEGLAPGCGLKTGSESKDAQDPLFNPFGMTPGKPDRELALGAVLGRIAGNPAALLQAHAPAFAEMQHILSGAGRPRLSLDEPITVKAGKGDNVVDVTGALRTASTLTENLLLVYTDGRTGSDLGWGRLNADNLQQVLTLHTAYADLARRTPYLASIRGSNLLFHIAASLQQAADAKPVQGALGSAHARVLFLVGHDTNLSNLSGLLRLNWVLPGYAPDDTPPGGALVFELRRRGNEPARVRVFYTVQSLDQMHAAQPLTLQSPPLRAPLFLPGCSTAGEGYECSWTAFRRLAEAAIDPQFVVR
- a CDS encoding TonB-dependent receptor, which codes for MFLRSLAPSCLKLLLCLGAALAAAGQPANAQTGSIAGTVTEQSRGTALAGADVAIEGRSIKTTTDESGQYALLGIPAGKIKVTVTYLGLDSKTEEVTVAAGRTENLNVALGATMKSSMTVVGEPILEGQARALNDQKNSLNLVNVVAADQIGSFPDPNAAEATQRIPGIIVQRDQGEGRYVLIRGTEPRLSATTINGERIGTTENTTRQIPLDTIPADLMGAIEVTKVLTPDMEADSIGGRVNLVTKRAPAVPQVGLTIASGFNTLVGQDIKDYNGTYGQRLMHQKLGFIGSANFYQNNRGSQDLEPSYNNSALAGLDLRDYTLTRTRVGGTGDLDFRPNANSTLFVRGLRTEYEDSEQRHRYRQIVSSGRLERLLRDRYHDSTQLAISGGGNHVLPNGWFLSYRTAYSKANLDTPYRLEGTFRQTGVTFAPNVTATSIDPNNIQANPQNENLANFNFIQAAIQNDRGRERNASGGVDVMAPTRFGGFTGAVLKFGFKVRDADRSREVDTLTQTPAKGVTLKLTDYASGSYAPADNFLGGRYSGFGTLFPDKDKLRGLSHGGTLVDTIGATGDAGNYTAHERVTGAYAMEEIQIGERTTLVPGVRFELSDVAYGAPVYQLDSTGKVQSRTLASGNRTYLNVLPGLHLRHEVATDTVLRASFSRTLARPNYNDLAPFVLQDPSALTISRGNSDLKVTTSNNVDLSLEHYFKTVGVASAGFFYKNLGNYIYNTTLQQTIGGDIYRVSQPINGDTANLYGFETSLVRRLDFLPGALNGFGVYANYTYVHSSATLPRGNFVLPGQAKHMGNASLSYEKKGLSTRVSFNYQGQYLFAVGGTAKDDNWLDNRLEIDFSVSQRLTKHLRVFIDLLNLGNEPYRVYLGTDSNRPIQEERYKIWAIAGLKINF